The DNA segment AGCCGCTCGACTGCCGCAGCCCCTCCAGCGCGTCTTCGTAGGCGGGCCGGAGGGTGAGCGCCCGCTGAAACGCGGCGCGAGCCTCCGCCTTCTGACCGAGCTTGAGGTGAGTCCAGCCCAGGCCGTTGTGGAGCCCGGGCCAGTCGGGCGTCGCTCGGATCGCCCTCTCGAACACGGCGAGCGCCTCGCGGTAGCGCCCGAGGTAGTAGAGGCTCCAGGCGACCTTCGCGCGGACGTCCGGCAGATCCTCTGACGCCTGGCCGCCCGGCGCCTCCAGGCGCCGGAGCGCGGCCTGGAGGTGCGGCAGCGCGACATCGTAGCGCCCGAGCTCGAACTGGGCCGAGCCGAGGCCGACCATGGCATCGACGTGGTCCGGCTTCCGG comes from the Candidatus Methylomirabilota bacterium genome and includes:
- a CDS encoding tetratricopeptide repeat protein — protein: MALFLIATIPPARAQGIRESPRRSVRAQAAFSRGKASYQAREYEAARERSLEALSLDPNHDEARSLLGWSQYHLGDYRTAIVTFKEAIRRQPRWVGLYTGLGWSRFRLERYHLASGAFRAALDRKPDHVDAMVGLGSAQFELGRYDVALPHLQAALRRLEAPGGQASEDLPDVRAKVAWSLYYLGRYREALAVFERAIRATPDWPGLHNGLGWTHLKLGQKAEARAAFQRALTLRPAYEDALEGLRQSSG